The following proteins are encoded in a genomic region of Micrococcaceae bacterium Sec5.8:
- a CDS encoding SRPBCC family protein, with protein sequence MWSVSRRVPASAEDVWALLTDTGRWAAWGPSVTGVESAPAGTAPAPLGLGSRGKVRTILGVALPYTVTAFAPGRSWSWRVAGIPATGHRVVPQDRGCLVTFTVPWWAAVYLPVCAAALRRIERLAAP encoded by the coding sequence ATGTGGTCCGTGTCGCGCCGGGTCCCCGCGTCCGCAGAGGACGTGTGGGCGCTGCTCACCGACACCGGGCGGTGGGCCGCCTGGGGGCCGTCCGTCACCGGTGTGGAGTCCGCCCCGGCCGGCACGGCGCCGGCTCCCCTCGGGCTCGGCAGCCGCGGAAAGGTCCGCACTATCCTGGGGGTGGCGCTGCCCTACACCGTTACGGCGTTTGCGCCCGGACGCTCCTGGTCATGGCGGGTGGCGGGAATTCCGGCGACCGGGCACCGCGTCGTCCCGCAGGACCGCGGCTGCCTCGTCACGTTCACTGTGCCCTGGTGGGCGGCGGTGTACCTGCCGGTCTGCGCCGCGGCGTTGCGCCGGATTGAGCGGCTCGCAGCGCCCTAA
- the aroQ gene encoding type II 3-dehydroquinate dehydratase, with amino-acid sequence MSEAPSDGAGRGMILVLNGPNLNLLGTREPEKYGTATLADVEQLARDAAAAHGLDVECFQSNHEGGLVDAIHAARGKAIGIVINAGAYTHTSVAIRDAISAVQLPAVEVHLTNVHAREEFRHHSYLSAVSKAVIAGAGILGYRFAVEYLAGLRAGRD; translated from the coding sequence ATGAGCGAAGCCCCCTCCGACGGCGCCGGCCGCGGCATGATCCTGGTCCTTAACGGGCCCAACCTGAACCTGCTCGGAACCCGCGAACCCGAGAAGTACGGCACGGCGACCCTTGCCGACGTCGAACAACTCGCCCGGGACGCCGCCGCGGCCCATGGCCTCGACGTCGAGTGCTTTCAGTCGAACCACGAGGGTGGACTCGTGGACGCCATCCACGCAGCCCGCGGCAAGGCCATCGGCATCGTCATCAACGCCGGCGCCTACACCCACACCTCGGTGGCCATCCGCGACGCCATTTCCGCGGTGCAACTGCCCGCCGTCGAGGTCCACCTCACGAACGTCCACGCCCGCGAGGAGTTCCGGCACCATTCCTACCTCTCGGCCGTCAGCAAGGCAGTGATCGCGGGGGCCGGCATCCTGGGCTACCGGTTCGCCGTCGAGTACCTCGCCGGGCTGCGGGCCGGCCGGGACTGA